The stretch of DNA TGTGTGTTTGCTTCCGCTGTTTCGTGTTGCTGTGATGCCACTGTAGTTGCGACCGTCGCACCCCCGACACCCGCTTTTTGAGATGCATGTTTCGTGTCATTTGTCTGTTTTATGTCTGAACTGTGTGTTGCGGCAGTAGTTGCTGCTGCATTTTTCACATGCGCCTCTGTTTTTTTATCAGTCTGTTGATGTTGCGTCGATGCAGCTACATTTTTAGATGTCTCTTTATCGGAACGCTCATTTTTATGTTGAGATTCGTGAGATGCTGACTGGCGTGTTCCAGATTTTGGTTTAGAATGAGATGTTGTTTTGGGTTGAGACGGTGCTGCTTGATGTGTACTTGTTTGCACCTGTCCATGCGTGTCTTGTTCATTTGACGGTTCAGTCATCTCTGATTCAGATTGTTGTGATGTCACTTGTTGAGGCTGTTTTGTCGTATGTGGTTGCTCTGTTGATTTTGACTTTCCTATACCAAAGTCTCTTTTTCTGTGACGTCTAGAAGCATTTCGTGGTGGGAATTGTTGTTCTTTTTGAGTTACTTGAGGTTGTTCATCTTCATTGTGGTTGATTTCTGTCGTCTCTTCCTGATGATGGGCTTTTATTTCTTGACGACTTCGTTCAAATTCATCTTTAAAATTATCTTTCGACACGAAGAATCATCCTTTCTTTATTAATTTATGGTTCTTTTTTGAAAATGAAACCTCGAGACATTTTCACTCTGCTCATTTCATTTTTATTTTGAATGCTGTGTTGTATGATGTTGATACCATTCATTTTAAATTATAACGACTTTAAATCAAAAGTTAAAGCATCGTGGAATCTATTCTAATAAATGGGATAGTTTTTCTTCATACGTTAATTTTCTTTTCACTTTTTTTCTGTTTTTTTCTACAATAGGCACAATTGCTTCACATTGATCACAGCATTGTGTCGTTGTTTCTTTTGACATACCGAAATAATCCAACAATAATTGACGTCGACATTGTTGGGTAAAGATGTAATGATACATATGTCGGTAGCCTTGACTTTTCAACGCCTCATTTTTTTTGAAAATTTGCTTCAGTTCAGGCATGGCATAGTATGCTGTTAAAATGTCAAGAATTTCAAGCTTTTCAGTATCAATCATCTGCCCATGCGCATATAAGTCGATATCCGCTTCACGAATTAAATGGGACAAGGCTAAGTTCTCCATTAAATATTGATCATCAGGTTGAAATAGTGCAATCGCTTGGCTTTGTAATCCATCACGTCCAGCTCTACCAATCTCTTGTAAGTAGTTGCTAGGCGATGATGAGAGGTGAAAGTGAACAATAGTACGAATATCAGGCTTGTTGACGCCCATACCAAATGCACTCGTTGCAACAATGATACGGATGTCATTTTTTAAAAATTGCTGTTGAACGGTATGGCGTTCTTGATAAGTTAAGTCTCCATGATAGATGCCGGTTAAATAACCAGATTGATAAATTTTCTCTGCTAAATCTAAGCTTACCTTTTTGGAGGACACATAGACAATGGTAGGTCCTGATGTTGCTATAAAGTCCAATAGCCAATCTATTTTTTCTTCATACGATGCCATGAATTTGACAGACAGCGAGACGTTGGGTCGATCCATGGAATGTTCGATGACGTGGACAGGTTGTGCGATGATGCGTTGTAAATCCTTTTGTAAATGTCGTGTTGCTGTCGCCGTTAACGCAAGAACTGTTGCGTTTTTAAAATGTTTGGTGATGCGCCCCATCAATGCGTAATGGGGTCTGAAATCAAATCCCCATTCAGATAAACAATGAACTTCATCGAATACAATTAAACCAAATGTAAGATTTTGAAAATGTTTGAAATGATGGGATTGCAAAATAAATTCTGGGCTTACAAAAATAAATCTTGATTGTGATAATTGTTGTAACGCCCTTTTTTTGACAGTGTGATCCATTCCTGAATGTATCGCAACAACATGTTGCTCGCCTTGCATTTTCATTTGCATTACTTGATCATCCATCAATGAAATTAAGGGCGAGATGATCAGTGTAGGTTTTTTAAGCATATATGTTGGTAATTGATAACAAAGGGATTTACCACTTCCTGTAGGCAAAATTCCTAACGTATGTTGCCCGGCTAACACACTGGTGATAATGTCTTCTTGGCCCGGACGGAATGTTGAAAAACCAAAATAACGGTTCAAAGCAGCGTTAAGCATGTAATTCTCCTTTTGTATATCCGATAATGGCGAGTTTTATTTCGAAATATGATAATGCCTCAAAGCGTTCCTTATAAACTTTAAGTCGCTGATAAGGGTGTGCGTGATAGTAGGTGACAAAGGGTTGGTATGGCGATTTAAAAAAATCAGCATAGTTGGTCAACTTTTCTTTCATAAATAAATCAAGGATATGATCTTCTACAGTGGTCTCTTTGACTTGCTGTTGTTTGGCAATCCAAGGAATCGCATGGGTGTCTTGTAACAAGTGATAAGTCTTGTAGACACGTTCAGAGACGTCCATAGACATGATACATTGCGACAGTATCGGAAAACTTGATGATTGTTTCAATATACGATAAATCATCAAATATTCTTGATACAGTGCTACGAATAAGTCATCCATGTCGATTGACTCTATGGCACATATTTGTTGACGCGTATACATGGGCTCATCGTATCCCGTCAGTAGGTAATGTGCATATTTGGGAGTGTCATCCGTTGAATGTAAAGTCTCAAACAGCTTAAATAGTTCATTTTCAAATGCTTCTGTTTGGTCATGATGAACGATGTCATGATAGAGATGTCGAACTTTATGATGAATATCAGTATTTGACGTAATTGGCAAAAAAGCGCGCGTATCATGTTTAATATAGGAATACGTTTGAACGAGTAATTGTAATGTTTCAAATGTTTTTACTAATGTTTGAAAATGAACATGATTATCCGTCAAGATGGGCTGAGGTACATCATCACAACGAATCACCTTTTCGAATTGTTCTGGTGTCAACGTGGGTACACTACCAAATAATGACAGTACATTTAAAGAAACGGCATCAAAAAAAGTTTGATGAGTTTTTTTACCTATGATAATATTAAAGATGCTTTTTTTAGTTTTGTAGGCTGATGCATGATGATATAAAAAATGAATGAAATGCTTCATGTTTAGACCTCGATTAAAAACGGATATATTGAAAAAACAAGTCCATAGAACTACAATAAAATTATAATGTGCGTATGGTACTTTGAAAAGGGAGGCGAATTAAATTGGCGAAATACACAATTGTTGATATGGATACTTGTATCGCATGTGGTGCATGTGGTGCAGCGGCTCCAGACATTTATGACTACGACGATGAAGGGATTGCATATGTGATTTTAGATGACAACCAAGGGACAACTCCAGTGCCTGAGGAATTGTATGAAGATCTTGAAGATGCATTCGAAGGTTGCCCGACTGACTCGATTAAAGTTGAAGAAGAGTCATTTGATGGTGACGCATTAAAATTTGAATAATTATAGAGTGAAAGACACGATGTCTATAATATAAATATAAAACAACTAAAGGTTTAAGTAAACTAAGATGAAGGGGCAAGCCACTATCATATGTAGGGGATGTTAAAGGACTTGAAATTCACTATCGATAAGCTTGCTGAAATGGATTGTCATTTAAGGACGCTTTAACGGTTATGAAGGTGTTTCACCTTTTTAATCACGCATAAGTCTAAGCTTTTGACTCCTTGGATGACACGCATATAGACCTACATGGTTTTGTCCCCTATTATTATAAAAAGCCACAACGTGCATAAATTCATGCATTTTGTGGCTTTTTGACATGCACACTTTGATTTTGAATCAAAAGTATGTCATGCGATTTTTATTTTAATATATGCCCAATACGACGATATAAAAGTACAAAAATAATCGAAATCAATGTCCCTTTAATCAGATTGAAAGGAATAATCCCTGCAGCAATGATGAGTTTAAGATTGTGTGTAATATCGCTTAAATTCATAATCAATCCGTACAGTGGTAACAGGACAAAATAGTTCAAAATAGCTAAAACAATTGTCATGACGAGTGTCGCAATGACTAAACCTAATACCAGTTGCGACATTGTTTTTTTTGAACGATAAATTTGGAAACTGACCCACAACAAACTTGTTCCAGCTAAAAAGTTAGCGATAGGACCAATAGGATCACTCATGTTAAAGAAAAAATTGAGTAAATTTTTGATGAGTTCCACGAGTATCCCTGCAATCGGACCGAGCGTGAATGTCGCAAGAATAGCGGGGACATCACTAAAATCAATCGTTAAATAAGGGGGTAAAAAAGGTAGTGGAAACTTAATAAACATGAGCACAATGGCAATTGCACTCAGCATCCCAATGGTAATCATTTGTCTCGTTTGCTTTTGCTTCATAATAACCTCCAAATCAATTCATCTGAGTTGAATAGGAGGTATATTAATGCATCACAAATAAACCTCCATCTTCTCCCATCCAGACTTTAACTGTCGGCTCTAGAATCTCACTAGATCAGCTGCAACAATGACATACATTATTGCAGGTCGCAGGCTTAATTTACTGCCGGTTAGGAATTTCACCTGACCCCGAAGATGAATTTTTTTATTATTTTCTTTAATAGTTTACATGACTACAGGTGTGAATACAATTAATTTGCAATCCATATCCATTGGTGCACCATTAAAGGGAATGACGATATTGGAGGGACGGATTTAGGTTATTTCACAACGATTAGAACAAATTGAAAGCGTTCAGTAAGATGTATTGTACATCTTTGCTGAACGCGAGTAAGAAAGATTGATGTGATGCGTTTACGGTTTTTTAGGTAATTGAATGGTGAATTGCGTTCCTTCACCCAACTTACTTTTCACTTCAATATGTCCCCCGTGCGCATTGACGATCATCCGTGTGATAAACAGGCCAAGACCGCTTCCTTGAGTCCCCCGTTTACGTGCGGAATCGACTTTATAAAATCGTTCGAAAAGTTTTTGTAGATGTTGAGGGGCAATTCCAACGCCTGTATCCTCAACCGTTAAAATTTGGTAATCCTTATTTGCAGTCGCTTGGATAGAAATGGTATCTCCAGGTTGCGTATAACGTGATGCATTATCGACAAGATTCGTTAAAACTTGCTCCATTCGATCGAAATCGTAATACCA from Staphylococcus lutrae encodes:
- a CDS encoding LysM peptidoglycan-binding domain-containing protein is translated as MSKDNFKDEFERSRQEIKAHHQEETTEINHNEDEQPQVTQKEQQFPPRNASRRHRKRDFGIGKSKSTEQPHTTKQPQQVTSQQSESEMTEPSNEQDTHGQVQTSTHQAAPSQPKTTSHSKPKSGTRQSASHESQHKNERSDKETSKNVAASTQHQQTDKKTEAHVKNAAATTAATHSSDIKQTNDTKHASQKAGVGGATVATTVASQQHETAEANTQTVVSNGKRAGFFKKLLPLLAAIILLGTIAIFGGIYLFNQNQQNDISNEVAQNKAAQKASQNKKQEITKQDETQSDKANENDYARHSKTNSNDKADEKSQSDGQSEQSGASDANNQPQQNQAQGTQQNNQQPGQSAGGQTHIVTGNQNLYRIAIQYYGNGSPENIEKIRRANGINGNNISDGQQLIIP
- a CDS encoding RecQ family ATP-dependent DNA helicase; this translates as MLNAALNRYFGFSTFRPGQEDIITSVLAGQHTLGILPTGSGKSLCYQLPTYMLKKPTLIISPLISLMDDQVMQMKMQGEQHVVAIHSGMDHTVKKRALQQLSQSRFIFVSPEFILQSHHFKHFQNLTFGLIVFDEVHCLSEWGFDFRPHYALMGRITKHFKNATVLALTATATRHLQKDLQRIIAQPVHVIEHSMDRPNVSLSVKFMASYEEKIDWLLDFIATSGPTIVYVSSKKVSLDLAEKIYQSGYLTGIYHGDLTYQERHTVQQQFLKNDIRIIVATSAFGMGVNKPDIRTIVHFHLSSSPSNYLQEIGRAGRDGLQSQAIALFQPDDQYLMENLALSHLIREADIDLYAHGQMIDTEKLEILDILTAYYAMPELKQIFKKNEALKSQGYRHMYHYIFTQQCRRQLLLDYFGMSKETTTQCCDQCEAIVPIVEKNRKKVKRKLTYEEKLSHLLE
- a CDS encoding helix-turn-helix domain-containing protein; protein product: MKHFIHFLYHHASAYKTKKSIFNIIIGKKTHQTFFDAVSLNVLSLFGSVPTLTPEQFEKVIRCDDVPQPILTDNHVHFQTLVKTFETLQLLVQTYSYIKHDTRAFLPITSNTDIHHKVRHLYHDIVHHDQTEAFENELFKLFETLHSTDDTPKYAHYLLTGYDEPMYTRQQICAIESIDMDDLFVALYQEYLMIYRILKQSSSFPILSQCIMSMDVSERVYKTYHLLQDTHAIPWIAKQQQVKETTVEDHILDLFMKEKLTNYADFFKSPYQPFVTYYHAHPYQRLKVYKERFEALSYFEIKLAIIGYTKGELHA
- a CDS encoding ferredoxin codes for the protein MAKYTIVDMDTCIACGACGAAAPDIYDYDDEGIAYVILDDNQGTTPVPEELYEDLEDAFEGCPTDSIKVEEESFDGDALKFE
- a CDS encoding ECF transporter S component, whose protein sequence is MKQKQTRQMITIGMLSAIAIVLMFIKFPLPFLPPYLTIDFSDVPAILATFTLGPIAGILVELIKNLLNFFFNMSDPIGPIANFLAGTSLLWVSFQIYRSKKTMSQLVLGLVIATLVMTIVLAILNYFVLLPLYGLIMNLSDITHNLKLIIAAGIIPFNLIKGTLISIIFVLLYRRIGHILK